The following proteins are encoded in a genomic region of Arachis stenosperma cultivar V10309 chromosome 4, arast.V10309.gnm1.PFL2, whole genome shotgun sequence:
- the LOC130973999 gene encoding phosphomevalonate kinase, peroxisomal-like, with the protein MLGITYHMRLMGEAAGVPNHKQLLDATLNLEGVLLAAGVLGAGGFDAVFAVTLGDSINNVIKTWSSLNVLALLVKEDPCGVSLESVDIRTNEITSAVSSIHIE; encoded by the exons ATGCTTGGGATTACATATCATATGCGCCTAATGGGTGAGGCTGCAGGTGTTCCT AATCACAAACAACTTTTAGATGCTACACTGAACTTAGAAGGAGTGTTGTTGGCTGCTGGAGTTCTAGGAGCAGGAGGATTTGATGCTGTCTTTGCTGTTACTTTGGGAGATTCAATCAATAATGTGATAAAAACATGGAGCTCACTCAATGTTCTTGCCCTTCTGGTTAAAGAAGATCCTTGTGGCGTTTCTTTAGAAAGTGTTGACATTAGAACAAATGAAATCACTTCAGCTGTATCTTCAATTCATATTGAAtaa